Proteins co-encoded in one Bacteroidota bacterium genomic window:
- a CDS encoding glycosyltransferase: MKSAKTYFLCTDAIEHSFALTEVQQAASYYAKVVVVLTKKTSFTLPANVEQLCVDFGNFKAATVLKKNKALITSIVSADILRRSFNFNYYKSSKQNLNYLLQAIHQADCIEAYIKRTKIDARESVFVSFWFNSWAIALAVLKKRKHISAFYSRAHGTDLFEYRVRKTKRIPFRKFQLKWVDMVFSVSKNGENYLKLKYPRFAKKVSYAYLGTEDKGLNPFSESNQFTIVSCATVRNIKRIYLIPEILQHLNFAVKWIHLGDENLQAPDPTKERYLKNKKALLAFPKITAEFPGNLSNDQIFEFYQTTPVNLFISVSETEGLPVSIMEAISFGIPVMATDVGGCAEIACAQTGSILPKKFNCSDVAKQITEFKESSKNNETFRKGVRLFWEKHFEVSSNYTQFFKSLQK; encoded by the coding sequence ATGAAATCAGCTAAAACTTATTTTTTGTGTACCGATGCCATTGAGCATTCGTTTGCCCTTACCGAAGTGCAACAGGCTGCTAGCTATTATGCGAAAGTAGTGGTGGTTTTAACTAAAAAAACAAGTTTTACTTTACCTGCAAATGTTGAACAGCTATGCGTTGATTTCGGAAATTTTAAAGCTGCAACCGTTTTAAAAAAAAATAAAGCATTAATAACATCAATTGTTTCAGCAGATATTTTAAGGAGAAGTTTCAACTTCAATTACTACAAAAGCAGCAAACAAAACCTAAATTATTTGCTTCAGGCAATCCATCAGGCCGATTGTATTGAAGCCTATATAAAGCGGACTAAGATTGATGCACGAGAGTCGGTTTTTGTTTCATTTTGGTTTAATTCATGGGCCATTGCTCTTGCTGTTTTAAAAAAACGCAAGCATATATCGGCTTTTTATTCCCGTGCGCATGGTACTGATTTATTCGAATACAGGGTACGCAAAACCAAACGTATACCTTTTAGGAAGTTTCAACTGAAATGGGTAGATATGGTTTTTTCTGTCTCTAAAAATGGAGAAAACTATTTAAAATTGAAGTATCCCCGCTTTGCTAAAAAGGTTTCTTACGCCTATTTAGGAACTGAAGACAAAGGATTAAATCCCTTTTCTGAATCGAACCAATTTACCATTGTAAGTTGTGCCACAGTGCGCAACATTAAGCGTATCTATTTGATTCCGGAAATACTTCAACACCTTAATTTTGCTGTAAAATGGATACATCTGGGTGACGAAAATTTACAGGCACCCGATCCTACAAAAGAACGCTACCTAAAAAATAAAAAAGCCTTACTTGCATTTCCTAAAATTACAGCTGAATTTCCCGGAAACTTAAGCAATGATCAAATCTTTGAATTTTATCAAACAACTCCCGTAAATTTATTCATTAGTGTTAGTGAAACAGAAGGATTGCCGGTTTCAATTATGGAAGCTATTAGTTTTGGGATTCCGGTGATGGCTACCGATGTAGGAGGTTGTGCTGAAATTGCCTGTGCGCAAACCGGAAGTATACTTCCTAAAAAATTTAATTGTAGTGATGTGGCAAAGCAAATTACAGAATTTAAAGAGTCGTCAAAAAATAATGAAACATTTAGAAAAGGTGTGCGCTTGTTTTGGGAAAAGCATTTTGAAGTAAGTTCCAATTACACTCAATTTTTTAAATCCTTACAAAAGTAA
- a CDS encoding RidA family protein has protein sequence MMKKIIQTKNAPSPIGPYNQAVLAGGMLYLSGQIALEPSSGNLVLDSIEAETHQVMKNIEAILSEAGLNFNHVVKTSIFLLDMNNFAKVNEVYGAYFTSDFPARETVQVSCLPKNVNVEISMIAIASN, from the coding sequence ATGATGAAAAAAATAATTCAAACTAAAAATGCGCCATCTCCAATAGGGCCATACAACCAGGCAGTGCTTGCCGGAGGTATGCTTTATTTATCGGGACAAATAGCTTTAGAGCCCTCAAGCGGAAATTTAGTACTTGATTCAATAGAAGCTGAGACACATCAAGTAATGAAAAATATTGAGGCAATATTAAGTGAAGCCGGATTAAATTTTAACCATGTTGTAAAAACTTCTATTTTTTTGCTTGATATGAATAATTTTGCAAAGGTAAATGAAGTTTATGGTGCTTATTTCACTTCCGATTTTCCTGCGCGTGAAACCGTTCAGGTGAGTTGCCTTCCTAAAAATGTAAATGTTGAAATATCCATGATAGCAATTGCTAGCAACTAA
- a CDS encoding DUF2911 domain-containing protein → MKNAKSKILNACFALLFMSSMSIAQTLKTPAPSPLQTIKQAFGLADISIEYSRPSVKNRVVFGDLVPFGKIWRTGANAATKVTFGDDVKIEGTAVAAGTYALYTIPDKEEWQILLYKDLTLGGNVNDYKQTDEVARVKVKSSRMVDKVETFTFNFAGITSNTVQLELTWENTRVAISISTDIDAKIMKNIETAMSPSDKRPYFQAASYYFDNDKDLKTALEWSKKAMENDPKAYWVALLNGKICLKLKDGKGAAAAAEKVIALAKEDKNDDYIKRGEKLLTDAKALK, encoded by the coding sequence ATGAAAAACGCAAAAAGTAAAATTTTAAACGCTTGCTTCGCTCTATTATTCATGAGCAGTATGAGCATTGCACAAACATTAAAAACGCCGGCTCCAAGTCCGCTGCAAACTATTAAGCAGGCATTCGGATTGGCCGATATCAGTATTGAGTATTCTCGCCCTAGTGTAAAAAACAGAGTTGTATTTGGTGATTTAGTACCATTTGGAAAGATTTGGCGCACAGGTGCTAATGCTGCAACCAAAGTTACTTTTGGCGATGACGTAAAAATAGAAGGGACTGCTGTAGCAGCCGGTACATATGCTTTGTATACTATTCCTGATAAAGAAGAATGGCAAATTTTACTATACAAAGATTTAACTTTGGGAGGTAACGTTAACGATTACAAGCAAACAGATGAAGTTGCTCGTGTTAAGGTAAAATCGAGCCGTATGGTTGATAAGGTTGAAACATTTACCTTCAATTTTGCAGGTATTACTTCCAATACAGTTCAACTTGAATTAACTTGGGAAAATACCCGTGTAGCGATTTCTATTAGCACCGACATTGATGCAAAAATCATGAAGAACATTGAAACAGCTATGTCTCCAAGCGACAAACGTCCTTATTTCCAGGCAGCTAGTTATTATTTTGACAACGATAAAGATTTAAAAACCGCCTTGGAGTGGAGTAAAAAGGCAATGGAGAATGATCCTAAAGCATATTGGGTGGCTTTGTTAAACGGTAAAATTTGCTTAAAATTGAAAGATGGAAAAGGGGCTGCAGCAGCTGCTGAGAAGGTGATTGCACTGGCTAAGGAAGATAAAAACGATGATTACATTAAACGAGGTGAAAAATTATTGACTGATGCTAAA